Proteins encoded together in one Streptomyces sp. TLI_171 window:
- a CDS encoding branched-chain amino acid transporter permease codes for MPDWRYVLAGLLAMFAVTVLLRAAPFVLLGRFRESGLLRFLAATMPTGVMVILTVYTLRDLQLDTAGPAAAGLAATVGLHLWRRNALLSIVAGTAVYVLALQLT; via the coding sequence GTGCCTGACTGGCGGTACGTCCTGGCCGGCCTGCTGGCGATGTTCGCGGTGACGGTGCTGCTGCGCGCGGCGCCGTTCGTGCTGCTCGGCCGCTTCCGCGAGTCGGGCCTGCTGCGGTTCCTGGCCGCCACCATGCCGACCGGCGTGATGGTGATCCTGACCGTCTACACGCTGCGCGACCTGCAGCTCGACACGGCAGGCCCGGCCGCCGCCGGACTGGCGGCGACCGTGGGCCTGCACCTGTGGCGTCGCAACGCCCTGCTGTCGATCGTGGCCGGGACAGCGGTCTACGTGCTGGCCCTGCAGCTGACCTGA
- a CDS encoding RtcB family protein, translated as MSYTEVPGVRVPIRMWTDPATVEGQALQQLRNISTLPWLHGLAVMPDVHLGKGATVGSVIAMKGAVCPAAVGVDIGCGMTAVKSSLTAKDLPDDLSHLRHRIERAIPVGRGLHGEPVDPGKLHGQSTAGWNDFWQRFDAIAPEVRWRRERAAQQMATLGSGNHFIELCLDDDGAVWLMLHSGSRNIGKELAEHHMSIAQSLPHNQGLIDRDLAVFVADTPQMAAYRSDLFWAQEYAKHNRALMMALFQDAVRRELPKARATFGEMISCHHNYVAEERYDGVDLLVTRKGAIRAGSGEFGIIPGSMGTGSYIVKGLGNAASFNSASHGAGRKMSRTAAKKRFTTRDLVEQTAGVECRKDSGVVDEIPGAYKPIEKVIAQQRDLVEVVAHLKQVICVKG; from the coding sequence ATGTCGTACACCGAGGTACCCGGCGTCCGCGTTCCGATCCGGATGTGGACCGACCCCGCCACCGTCGAGGGCCAGGCCCTGCAGCAGCTGCGCAACATCAGCACCCTGCCCTGGCTGCACGGCCTCGCCGTGATGCCGGACGTCCACCTGGGCAAGGGCGCGACGGTCGGCTCCGTGATCGCCATGAAGGGCGCGGTCTGCCCGGCCGCGGTCGGCGTGGACATCGGCTGCGGAATGACGGCCGTGAAGTCCTCGCTCACCGCGAAGGACCTGCCCGACGACCTGTCGCACCTGCGGCACCGGATCGAGCGGGCCATTCCGGTCGGCCGCGGCCTGCACGGCGAGCCGGTCGACCCGGGCAAGCTGCACGGGCAGTCCACCGCCGGCTGGAACGACTTCTGGCAGCGCTTCGACGCCATCGCGCCCGAGGTGCGCTGGCGGCGCGAGCGGGCCGCCCAGCAGATGGCCACGCTCGGCTCCGGCAACCACTTCATCGAGCTCTGCCTGGACGACGACGGCGCGGTCTGGCTGATGCTGCACTCCGGCTCGCGGAACATCGGCAAGGAACTCGCCGAGCACCACATGTCGATCGCCCAGTCCCTGCCGCACAACCAGGGCCTGATCGACCGTGACCTCGCGGTCTTCGTCGCCGACACCCCGCAGATGGCGGCCTACCGCTCCGACCTGTTCTGGGCGCAGGAGTACGCCAAGCACAACCGGGCGCTGATGATGGCCCTGTTCCAGGACGCGGTCCGCCGCGAACTGCCCAAGGCCCGGGCCACCTTCGGCGAGATGATCTCCTGCCACCACAACTACGTGGCGGAGGAGCGCTACGACGGCGTCGACCTGCTCGTCACCCGCAAGGGCGCGATCCGGGCCGGCTCCGGCGAGTTCGGCATCATCCCCGGCTCGATGGGCACCGGTTCGTACATCGTGAAGGGCCTCGGCAACGCCGCCTCGTTCAACTCGGCCTCGCACGGCGCGGGCCGCAAGATGAGTCGGACGGCGGCCAAGAAGCGCTTCACCACCAGGGACCTGGTCGAGCAGACCGCGGGCGTGGAGTGCCGCAAGGACTCCGGCGTGGTCGACGAGATCCCCGGCGCGTACAAGCCGATCGAGAAGGTCATCGCCCAGCAGCGGGACCTGGTCGAGGTGGTGGCGCACCTCAAGCAGGTGATCTGCGTCAAGGGCTGA
- a CDS encoding AzlC family ABC transporter permease, producing MLTTERDVDIRAAATDTLGVGLGLFPLGVAFGVLLVQSGFDWWWAPVFSLLIYAGSLEFLAIGLFLALTPLASVAVTTFLVNFRHVFYGLSFPLHQVRGRAARAYSVYALTDEAYALAAARPGLTGRRIVAIQVFCQAYWVLGGVTGGLLGAALPGTVRGLDFALTALFAVLAVDGWRATRDVPGPVLALLCALVALVVAEGQLLVVALGLYVLALTARYLARRRRA from the coding sequence GTGCTGACCACTGAACGGGACGTCGACATACGGGCCGCGGCCACGGACACCCTCGGCGTCGGGCTGGGCCTGTTCCCGCTGGGCGTGGCCTTCGGGGTGCTGCTGGTGCAGAGCGGCTTCGACTGGTGGTGGGCCCCGGTCTTCTCGCTGCTGATCTACGCGGGCTCGCTGGAATTCCTGGCGATCGGCCTGTTCCTGGCGCTCACCCCGCTCGCCTCGGTCGCCGTCACCACCTTCCTGGTGAACTTCCGCCACGTCTTCTACGGGCTGTCCTTCCCGCTCCACCAGGTCCGCGGCCGGGCCGCCCGCGCCTACAGCGTCTACGCGCTGACCGACGAGGCGTACGCCCTGGCCGCCGCCCGCCCCGGCCTGACGGGCCGTCGGATCGTGGCGATCCAGGTCTTCTGCCAGGCCTACTGGGTGCTCGGCGGCGTCACCGGCGGCCTGCTCGGGGCGGCCCTGCCGGGGACGGTGCGCGGGCTGGACTTCGCCCTGACCGCGCTGTTCGCGGTGCTCGCCGTCGACGGCTGGCGCGCCACCCGGGACGTCCCCGGTCCGGTGCTCGCCCTGCTGTGCGCCCTCGTCGCGCTGGTCGTGGCGGAGGGACAGTTGCTGGTGGTGGCGCTGGGGCTGTACGTCCTGGCGCTGACCGCCCGTTACCTGGCGAGGAGGCGTCGTGCCTGA
- a CDS encoding HPr family phosphocarrier protein produces MAERRVTIGWAEGLHARPASIFVKAVTSTGVPMTIAKEGGNPVNAGSMLGLLALGAEGGDTVVLAADADGAESALDRVAKLVQEGLDELPAA; encoded by the coding sequence ATGGCTGAGCGCCGCGTCACCATCGGTTGGGCCGAGGGCCTGCACGCCCGTCCGGCGTCCATCTTCGTCAAGGCCGTCACCTCCACGGGCGTCCCGATGACCATCGCCAAGGAGGGCGGCAACCCGGTCAACGCCGGCTCCATGCTCGGCCTGCTCGCGCTCGGCGCCGAGGGCGGCGACACGGTGGTCCTGGCCGCCGACGCCGACGGCGCCGAGTCGGCGCTCGACCGCGTCGCCAAGCTGGTCCAGGAGGGCCTCGACGAGCTGCCCGCCGCCTGA